The following coding sequences lie in one Populus trichocarpa isolate Nisqually-1 chromosome 14, P.trichocarpa_v4.1, whole genome shotgun sequence genomic window:
- the LOC7488922 gene encoding gibberellin 20 oxidase 1: MPIDCFPSNMTIMPPPPPPPPPPEPLVFDASILQHQANLPSQFIWPDHEKPCLEPPELAIPPIDFGSFLTGDPLAVSKLAQQVNEACKKHGFFVIVNHGVDSKLIAKAHEGMNMFFGKQLSEKPVQRKIGEQYGYASSFTGRFSSKLPWKETLSFRYCADNQSSNIVQEYFLNVMGEEFKQFGKVYQEYCEAMNTLSLGIMELLGVSLGVGNEYFRDFFEGNDSIMRLNYYPPCQKPELTLGTGPHCDPTSLTILHQDHVSGLQVFVEEKWHSVTPDPEAFVVNIGDTFMALSNGIFKSCLHRAVVNNVTVRKSLAFFLCPKMDKVVKPPNTLVDYKNPRVYPDFTWLALSEFTQKHYRADMKTLDVFTTWLQQKNNCGGTKNASSC; encoded by the exons ATGCCCATTGATTGTTTCCCTTCAAACATGACAATTatgcctcctcctcctcctcctcctcctcctccagagCCATTAGTATTTGATGCTTCAATCCTTCAACACCAAGCGAACTTACCCTCTCAGTTCATTTGGCCTGACCACGAAAAACCATGCCTTGAACCCCCAGAACTTGCAATCCCTCCGATTGATTTTGGAAGCTTCCTCACTGGAGATCCTTTGGCGGTCTCAAAACTTGCCCAGCAAGTAAATGAGGCATGCAAGAAGCATGGTTTCTTTGTAATTGTTAATCATGGTGTTGACTCAAAGCTTATAGCTAAAGCTCATGAGGGTATGAACATGTTCTTTGGTAAGCAGCTCTCGGAGAAGCCAGTTCAAAGGAAGATAGGAGAGCAATATGGGTATGCCAGTAGCTTCACTGGAAGATTCTCCTCCAAGCTTCCATGGAAAGAAACACTTTCTTTCAGATATTGTGCTGACAATCAGTCCTCTAACATCGTCCAAGAATACTTCTTGAATGTAATGGGAGAAGAATTCAAACAGTTCGG gAAGGTGTACCAAGAATATTGTGAAGCCATGAACACTCTTTCCCTTGGAATTATGGAGCTATTAGGAGTAAGTCTAGGAGTTGGAAACGAATATTTTAGAGATTTCTTCGAAGGAAATGATTCAATAATGAGACTAAATTACTACCCTCCTTGCCAAAAACCGGAATTAACTCTTGGCACTGGGCCTCACTGTGATCCTACATCCTTAACAATTCTTCATCAAGATCATGTCAGTGGCCTTCAAGTGTTCGTCGAAGAAAAATGGCACTCCGTTACTCCTGATCCGGAAGCTTTCGTCGTTAACATTGGTGACACATTCATG GCTCTATCAAATGGCATTTTCAAGAGTTGCTTGCATAGAGCAGTGGTAAATAACGTAACAGTAAGGAAATCCCTCGCTTTCTTTCTATGTCCAAAAATGGACAAGGTGGTGAAGCCACCAAATACTTTGGTCGACTATAAAAATCCAAGGGTATATCCGGACTTCACATGGCTAGCTTTGTCAGAATTCACACAAAAACATTACAGGGCTGACATGAAAACCCTAGATGTCTTCACAACATGgcttcaacaaaaaaacaactgcGGGGGTACCAAAAATGCTTCTTCCTGTTAA